The stretch of DNA AAAGAATACAACCGGGAGCTACGAGATATGATCATCGAGGGACGGGCTGACCCCAGCTGGGTCGTCTCCCACCGCGTCGACTTAGAGCAGGCACCCGAGATGTACGAGAAGTTCGACGAACGCGAGGAAGGCGTCACCAAAGTCTTGCTCGAGCCATAGCGCTCCGTCGTCGACCGCCATTTTTCCTCGAGGTCTCGGACTGTCGTCCGCCAGTCTCAGCTTCGCAGCCAGGCTTTCGGGTGGTCGTCGCGAAGGTGATCCTGGTACCGCTTGATCAGCGCGGGGTACGATCCCGCAACCGCATACCAGTCGCAGTGGTCGCATTCTCGTTCGACCGTGTCAGTCGCGCTCTGTACGTATCCGCCGCGTTGGTGCATGCTCATCGCGCTCTGCTGTGACGATATAACCTTTCTGTCTCGGCCGGAGAAACAGGTATGGTCCAGACTGACATAGCCTGCTGTATGTGCCAGTACTGCAGTTACTCCTTTCACGACGGCTGGACGCAACTGCTCGAGTACGACGACATCTATCAAGATGCCCTCCCCGACCGAGTGACCGACCAGTCGACACACGGCTTTCACGAGTCCTGGGAGGAACTCAGCGACGAACTCGAGTTGTAGGACAGCGAGTGGCGAGCTTGCCACTGCACCCCATCCGTCCGATCACACGACGGCCCAGCGACCGGCGCAGAGCGCGGTTCAGGTGGCATGCGAGAGCGGGAACGGATCGGTGACGGACTCGGCCAACTCTGATTCGTCGCCATCGATCACACACGCCTCGAGTTCCTCGCGAATCCGCCGTTCGTTCATCGAGCGACCGATGATCACCAGTCGCGTGCAACGGTCGTCTTCGGGCCGCCACTCGCCGATCGGGCCAGCTTGAACCGACGGACCGGCCTGACTGACGCCGATTACGTCGTCGTGGGTGGCGACATGACAGACGCCTTTGGCCCGGACGATCGGCCCGTCCCAGTCCTCGAGCCAGGCCGCAAGTCGTGCCGGGTGGAACGGTCGATCAGACTGGAAGACGAACGACGAGACGCCGTGTCGGTCGGCCACGCTCTGTTCGCTGTCGTGGGCGTGGTCGTCTCCACCTCGATGTCCCTCCTCGCCGTGATCGTGTCCCTCACCACGCAGGTGGCGTTTCCATCCCGGCGAGCGCTTCGCCGTCTCGAAGTCGAACGCTCCAGTATCGAGGACGATGTCCGGGTTCACCTCACAGTAGGTCGTCCGGAGCCGTTTCGCCCGCGGTTGGAGAGTGTCGACGACGGCCTCGATCTCTGCGAGTGCCTCCTCGGGGACCATATCGGACTTGTTGAGCAGCAACACGTCACAGAACTCGATTCCCTCCACGAGAACCTCACTCAACGGTCGGTCTTCGTCAGGCTGGGCGGTCTCCGGGAGTTGCTCCCCAGCGTCGAACTCCTTCCAGAACCCGTACGTATCGAGGACGGTCACCATGGTATCCACCCGGAACAGATTCGTCGGATCGACGTCGCTTTCGTCCGTCCCGTCGGTGAACACCTGCGCGATCGGAATCGGTTCGCTGATCCCCGACGCCTCGACCAGCAGGTAATCGAAGTCGCGACGCCGTGCCAGTCGCGTTGCTTCCTCGAGGAGATCTCCCTGCAGCCGACAGCAGATACAGCCGTTCGAAAGGTCGACGATCCCCTCGTCGTCGGACTCTCGAGCGAGTAGTTCCGCGTCGACGTTTATTTCACCCATATCGTTGACGATCACCGCGATCCGCCGGTCGCCCGGATTCGACAGGACGTGGTTGATGAGCGTCGTCTTCCCCGCACCGAGATAGCCGCTGACGATCGTTACGGGAGTCGTGTCGTTGCGAGCCATGCGATACCAGATGTCACGATAGAAGCGCTACTAAGTGATCGGGTCGCTGTCACTGACAGTATCGCACACAGAACTGTCGCGAGTCGACCTCGAGCGATGTGTCCCCGCTCTGGACGGCTTTACGGTTGGGCGATCCGATTCAGACACAGTCCGGACGAGTGTCGATACGTCGCTCACTCGCCAACGCGGTCGCCGACCACGTCACTCGCACTCGAGAACTCGCCCCGGTTTGAACGCGTTGCTGTCGACAGGACGGCGCGTTACTCGTCAGGAAGGCGGCTCTTGCGGTAGATTTTCGCGGTTTCCATGTCGACCTCATCGAGCCCGACGATGATGTCCGCTTCGGGGGACAGATCCTCGGCCTCCCAGCTCTCGAGGAACATGACAGCGTCGCTACGGTGGGCGTAGGGGCGTGGGTCGATACCCATCGGGTCGTCGGCGGCCTCCTTGTCGGTGATGAGAACGAAGTTGGCCGTCGTCGCGTCGATGAGATCGTGGGTCTCGTAGTCGGTCGTCCACGCGCCCTGGATCGGCGAGTCGGGCGTTGACGACACTTTGTATGCGAACAGACACCCTGGGAGATCGAAGACGGCCGCCTGCCCGTTTTCGTGGACGAGTTGGCTGTTGCCGAAGTACTTCATTACCGGCATGCCACAGACATCACAGCGTTGTGATCTGGTGAATTCGACTGGCCCCTCTTCGACACCCTCGATCGAGGGTTCGTACACCTGTGCCTGTTCGTCGTCACCGTCCTCGGAGCCGTTCACGCCGAGACAGCCGGCAATGCCCACTGTCGCGCCGGCTCCCAGCGCGCCCAGCAGCCGACGTCGCCCGAGACTGTCGTGTTCGCACATACTCGTCTGTAGCCACCCGGTAATCAAAACCGACATGGTTCACCCATCGAATCTTGCCGTGGCGTGTTCACTCGAGTCGCGCTTTCGCCAGTCGGTGACGGGCGCGAAACATGGCCGCGAAGCCGGGCTTCGAGAACGGGTCGGCAATGTCGCCGAGCGGACCGAACGGCAGCTCGTAGTCGACGCGATCTCGGATGACGGTCCGATCGCCGTCAGCGAAAAAGCTGTGCGTGTGTTCCCACCGATCGAACGGTCCGTGGACCATCTCGTCGCGGAAGTACGCCGCGCCGTCCTCGCGCTCGCGGGCCGTAATCACCGACGTCCAGTGCTGGCGCGGCCCCACGCCGAACGGCTGGATCGACAACGCGACTTCCGAGCCGGGCTCGAGCACGTCCGGGTCCGGCTGGCCGTCCGGCCCGATCACGCGTTCGACCTGCAGATGCATCCAGTCAGGGGTCACTGCCTCGAGCCCGGAGATCCGAGCGTGAAACCCCCAGACGTCGTCGAACGACGACCGGACCGTCGTCTCGCGTTCGTACGTTGGCATGGGCACGTCTACGGTTGCCATCCTGAAAACATCGGTCCCGAAATCAGCGGCGACGGAGCACGCCAAGCGGTGTCTGTTCCGCTGTCTTATTTCAGTCGCTCCTGCAGGAACGACGGGTGAGCTGCGGTGACACCGTCGATTTCGAGCAGTTCGTCGGAGATGATCTCGCCGAGTGCGTCGCCGTCTTCGGCACGCACCTCGGCCATCAGCATATGGTCGCCGCTGGAACTGTAGAGGGCCTCGACCTCGTCGAGGTTCTTGATTGCCTGTGTGGCTTCGACGTAGCGTTCGCTCGCGACGTCGAGTCCGACCAGCGCGATCGTTTGGCTCGAGAGCTTCTTCGGGTCCACGTCGGCGGAGTAGCCGACGATGACGCCCTCCTCTTCGAGCTGGTTGATGTACTTTCGCACCGTCGGTTTCGAGACGTTCGCCCGGTCGGCGATCTCGG from Natrinema sp. HArc-T2 encodes:
- a CDS encoding GTP-binding protein; this encodes MARNDTTPVTIVSGYLGAGKTTLINHVLSNPGDRRIAVIVNDMGEINVDAELLARESDDEGIVDLSNGCICCRLQGDLLEEATRLARRRDFDYLLVEASGISEPIPIAQVFTDGTDESDVDPTNLFRVDTMVTVLDTYGFWKEFDAGEQLPETAQPDEDRPLSEVLVEGIEFCDVLLLNKSDMVPEEALAEIEAVVDTLQPRAKRLRTTYCEVNPDIVLDTGAFDFETAKRSPGWKRHLRGEGHDHGEEGHRGGDDHAHDSEQSVADRHGVSSFVFQSDRPFHPARLAAWLEDWDGPIVRAKGVCHVATHDDVIGVSQAGPSVQAGPIGEWRPEDDRCTRLVIIGRSMNERRIREELEACVIDGDESELAESVTDPFPLSHAT
- a CDS encoding nitrous oxide reductase accessory protein NosL, which produces MCEHDSLGRRRLLGALGAGATVGIAGCLGVNGSEDGDDEQAQVYEPSIEGVEEGPVEFTRSQRCDVCGMPVMKYFGNSQLVHENGQAAVFDLPGCLFAYKVSSTPDSPIQGAWTTDYETHDLIDATTANFVLITDKEAADDPMGIDPRPYAHRSDAVMFLESWEAEDLSPEADIIVGLDEVDMETAKIYRKSRLPDE
- a CDS encoding SRPBCC family protein, which codes for MPTYERETTVRSSFDDVWGFHARISGLEAVTPDWMHLQVERVIGPDGQPDPDVLEPGSEVALSIQPFGVGPRQHWTSVITAREREDGAAYFRDEMVHGPFDRWEHTHSFFADGDRTVIRDRVDYELPFGPLGDIADPFSKPGFAAMFRARHRLAKARLE
- the lrpA1 gene encoding HTH-type transcriptional regulator LrpA1, whose amino-acid sequence is MSAQATEDRILEVLEEDAQASYAEIADRANVSKPTVRKYINQLEEEGVIVGYSADVDPKKLSSQTIALVGLDVASERYVEATQAIKNLDEVEALYSSSGDHMLMAEVRAEDGDALGEIISDELLEIDGVTAAHPSFLQERLK